In the Campylobacter sputorum subsp. sputorum genome, TAAATGAGGTTTAAGATCTTCAAACATACTTAATCCTCTTTTTTATCTTGTGATTTTAAATTTGTCGTATTTTCTTGTAAATTTGATAAATTTGCAACATTTTCATTTACTATATTTTTAGCACTATTAAATTCATCAGATATATCTTTTACGCCGTTTTTCAACTCTTCAAGCTCTTCAAATGTAAGTTTTTTTCTAACTTTGTTTTTTGCGTCATTTAAGCTGTCTTTATATTTTTGTGCATCAGCTTTTAACTCAGCTATCTTAATCTCTTGATCAAAACTAGCTTTTGCATCATTTATACTCTTTTTAAAAAATTTTAAAAATTTAGCTATCTCTACCATTGCTTTTGGTAACTTATCTGGTCCTAAAACCAAAACGGCAATCAAAGCTATAACTAAAATTTCAGAAAAACTCATTCCAAGCATATAACTTTCCTAAATA is a window encoding:
- the tatB gene encoding Sec-independent protein translocase protein TatB, with product MLGMSFSEILVIALIAVLVLGPDKLPKAMVEIAKFLKFFKKSINDAKASFDQEIKIAELKADAQKYKDSLNDAKNKVRKKLTFEELEELKNGVKDISDEFNSAKNIVNENVANLSNLQENTTNLKSQDKKED